From the Quercus lobata isolate SW786 chromosome 6, ValleyOak3.0 Primary Assembly, whole genome shotgun sequence genome, one window contains:
- the LOC115950226 gene encoding uncharacterized protein LOC115950226, with protein sequence NQVVHESTCQLPNQIWNFAKRFLQDYKEASSSSGQDKTCDSNNWRPPPAGVFKINVDGATSKNGRNSSVGVIIRDSKGITVAACANYLSGQFSALETETLAVECGILLAREMELEQIIIETDALSVIQSIAASEFDGGMGHLYLGIIVLLKSFKSWELKHLK encoded by the coding sequence AACCAGGTGGTGCATGAATCAACCTGCCAACTTCCCAATCAGATTTGGAATTTTGCTAAAAGGTTCCTTCAAGATTACAAAGAAGCCTCTTCATCTTCAGGCCAAGATAAGACCTGTGATAGCAATAATTGGCGTCCCCCTCCTGCTGgagtatttaaaataaatgtgGATGGAGCTACTTCAAAAAATGGAAGGAATTCAAGTGTGGGAGTGATTATTAGAGACTCCAAAGGAATCACAGTTGCTGCTTGCGCAAATTACCTTTCAGGTCAGTTTTCAGCTTTAGAAACTGAAACTTTAGCAGTTGAATGTGGCATCCTTCTTGCTCGGGAGATGGAGTTAGAGCAGATAATCATTGAAACTGATGCTCTATCAGTAATTCAAAGTATTGCTGCTAGTGAATTTGATGGAGGTATGGGCCACCTGTATCTTGGAATCATTGTTCTTCTCAAGTCCTTTAAGAGCTGGGAATTAAAGCATTTGAAATGA